CACGCACAGAAGTCATTTCACGCAAAAAATAAGCAGCAGAGAGCAACCTGAACTTTGATGACAGATAAAAATGATTATTACCTGTAGCAATGAAACGGCGATCTTGTACTGCGCACAAATGGTAGCCTGCGCTTTGATGTCGGCTTCACGTGATTGGTCCTTGGCGAGGGCCAAGAATGCTTCATCCAAACAATTTAGTGCATCCGTGAGCTGATTCTGCTCAAGATGTGCAAGACCCATCCTGTAGCATTCTGCAGCAGGAGCGCCACGGGGTACCTGTAATCACGGATACGGGTGTCAGCTGAAGCTATGCCAAGTCCATCAGATAAAGTGTCTAACAAAAGGTAGAGTAGAGTAGAGTAGAGTAGAGTAGAGTACCTGGCCAGGACGCACGGCTTTAGGCGCTGGGGGCTGAGCAGCTTGCTTTGCCGCTCCTGGACCCTCGAGAGCACTGAGATCAATTGGTTGCGAAGGAGTAGGAGCAGCAGGTTGAAAGCCCTGTGGCTGTGAAGGAAGAGCCTGGCTCTGTGGAGGTACACCACCATCAGGTAGGCCAATTGGGTTCATAGGAATGCCTTGCTGCTGAGGGAACTGGCCTTGTTGCTGAGGGAACTGGCCTTGCTGTGGCCCCTGTGGCGGCACCCCACCATCTGGAAGACCAACATTGCCCATCATGTTTTGAGTAGGTACCGGTCTGCCGACGTTCATCCCAGACTCAGGATTGGCCATTCTTTGCAGGATTGCTCCTGGAGGAGGCAGTCGATTCGCAAGTTGCTGTGATGGAACGGTGTTCTGGAAGAAGTCCTCAGGAATAGGTCCAGCTGTCACTCCCAGGCCTCCGATTACAGGACCCGTGCCGCCAGTCGGCGCTTGTGGTGGTGCCACCAAAGCATTTGTTCCAAAGAAATCGACTGCGCCACTCGGCATTGCTGGAGCAGCAGATGGTGCTGGGCCTGCTGGCTGACTGAATTCTTGTGGTGTTCCAGACGACCTTGTCCTactgatcggaggagccatcaaaCCTAGCTGTTTCGTGGCCTCTTTCAGTTTGTTAACATCAACAGCAGGTGCAGCGGGCTTATCACGTATCCTGATTTGTATCCTTTTAGTCTTTGACGTTGACTCGTCCTCATCACTGCTTCCAGCATCAACAACACCATACAGAGTCTTTTTAAACTCCTCTGCTGCTTTGGCCTGTTCATCTGCAGAAGCAATTTGAACCCCTAGCTGCCTGGCCAGACTATCACCAACTGAATCAccagcagcatttgctttgtttttCAGTGCCAATTCAGAAGATGCCGGTTGCCCATTCTCACTACTGGCCGCCGCCATAGCTTTAACCAAGCTCTTTTCGCTTACTTCCACTACGTTACCCCGGCCCTTCATCACACCCAAGTAAACACCGATATGATCTGCAATAACAGATGGGATGGCAGCATCAGTTGTTCTCATGTAGGGCATCACCTCTCCTGCAAGCTCCCACTGAGGAATACTCTTCATGCTGGTAGGTGTTTTGATCTCCCAGTTCCCTCCTGCCCATTCCGGGCCTTTAGGCACCATACTTTCAGCAGCAAAATTGGCAAAGACACCTTGCGTCCATCCAGTTGAACGAACTCTCAGTATTCTTTCTAGATAACGTCTCAGCTCAGGATCTGTACCAGATTCCTCCAACTTTTGTGCAAGGCGTCGCAGGGCACTAGGGTTCAGGTGACATATAAACAGATCCAGCATGCTTTCATGATCTGCAATAGCCTCAAATGTTTCTTTCGCACTGTCAAACTGACCATACCTGCAAAGGAATGCATCAACTATTTACGCTCTGAATCATGTAGACTGTTACACTGAGGAAATTGGGAATAAGGAAAATAAGAACAGTCCTTACAAAACATAAATTTATCTAATGGTATTTAAGGAGCAAGAAGGCAATCGTTAAGATTATGTTAATTAGCACAGGGCATACACAACAAGTGattgttatgtactccctctgtcccataatataagcaagtttttgacactagtgtagtgtcaaaaacgctcttatattatgggacggagggagtaaaatattATCTCCGctaaaaaaatataaacattatCCAAACACAACAGATCACCCATTATCCAAATATAAAACAGGTTATGGCTAGCTAGTTTTGCGATTGGGCCAGCATGCACACTAGTCAGAACTTTTCAAGCAAAATTAACTAGTATGGATTCTGTCTGGACTCTGGAGTAGCAATGTGGAAGCCAAGCCAAGGATATCTATGAAGTTCCATATTCAAGATGATGTCTAGTGTCTCTAAGCGATTTCAGTATTTGTTTAGGATAAACTGTTACTCTGGGTAATAGAACATCACAGGATCAATTCAGCCATGTTTTCAGGGAGGTTGCACCTATTCTGAAAGTTCAATGTCTCTAGAGTGTGTCTGGAGCCCAAAAAAGATTTGCATTTGGTTGGTGTAGAAGTAATGACATCTTGTGATACAGGGAAAAAATAAAACAGTATTTGCAATTTAGTCATATGAGTGGAGAGGATATCTTTTTTGAAGATCAAAGTTAGAGATGATAGCTGACCGTACTTAATGCATGCGTAGCCCAACTCTCGGAAACGCTGGAACAGATGAGAAGTGGGAGGGCACTGAGGATAATCTCTGGAACGCAGAAACTCGTCTTTCAAAATCGATAAAGCAGCAGAGAACCGGAGAGCTTTGATGGCGTAATTGCAGCGCATGATCTACCACAAGTTGCAATGAAGTATTAGATCAACGAGAGAACAATGAAGGAAACAAAAGATGGTGAAGGTTAAGCTCACTTGTGTAAACTGAGGTCCTGCTTGAGATAATGATACAGCAAGGTCTCCACAGACAGGGGGTCCCTTAGATAATATGTCCAGGGACTTCGGAGTAACACGCAGACTATCAAACCTGCAGTGAATGAGAGaacataaatgggtaaatcatggACATCCAGTTAAATACAAAAAATATGCAAAAATTACTCTGATCAGAAGTTTAAAACATAAACAAACAACCAAATGACAGTGCATGATTACTAAATGCTACAACACAAGTAACTCACTTGTGTACTGAAAAATGAGTACAGCAgccaagcaaaaaaaaaaaaataccTCGATGTTATTTGGTATAGCACTTCTGAAAGATCGATTTTTTGTGTAAAGTGTTGCTGCATGGTAGCAAAACCAATAAGAAGAGGTTCAAGAAGACCAACTAGACAGCTTCTTATTTCCACACCCTTTTTCTGTcttggatttatatctgttggattCACAAGCAGCAGACGGTCGTTCAAGGCACCAAGCAACACTGCATGCATAAAGATGCATATGGTTAAGTCCAGCACAAACTCATAGGACTAACAAGAAAACAATAGCACGGAGCATGGTAACAAACTGAGAACATAACACAAATGCTAGGTTGATTATTTAAATGAAAAAAAAAGTAACTTATGTCATCATAACAAAAAAGAAGTCTGGGAGTAACTGTTACCAGAACGAGGGAAGCTAGTGGAAAGGATTGATCGAACTTTGTTGTCCCATCCAAGCATACTTATTGCAGTTGCACTTGAGAAGATGAGCGCTGGTCCAACCCACAACATTGACCGATAGTATGCAGTAGTTAAGTGCTCAACAAAACATGATTAACAGTTTAGGGCAAGACAAGACATAAGCTATCCAAATTTGAGTAACAACATAAAGAGCGAGAGTATCGGAAAACTAGAATGATTAAAGGATATTGATGGGAGACCACGATCATATTTGGTTGAGCTGCTTGAAAGTATATCAAGATCAGCAGAGGCGATTAGTACCCTTTGGTTTGTCAATATTCCGGCAACAGGACCTCTCAAAGTTGTCTGCCAGTGGACCTGCATATTAGATAAATTTCATTAAGAGTACGCACGTCAAACGCAGTCAAGTAACTGCATGCCCATAATGCTGGTGGTGACACTGAATGCTTGTTTTAGACAAGTTTCAAAAGGGTACTAATCAAAGGATGTCCATAATGCCCATAGTAGATTAATATTTTAGACATGAATCAATGCATCATTTGAATATCAGTTAAGCCAAACTACTCGAGGGAACCCATCCAAGAACATCTTTAGAAAATGTATCATAATTTTGTGAACCCCATCACCAAGAACGGTCACTAACTTCATTTTGGAAGACTGTTTACGGAACCCTAGGAGTGAATCAATACAAATAAAGCACCTGAAGAACAGTTTCGTTTGGCTTTAACTTGATAAACTTCTTCCCATCAGTTTTTGTGGTAATAGATAGCCCATTGTCTGTAGATAACCTATAACCAGTCAGGAGCTTCGCCAGTCCAATATGTTTTCCCGAGATCACAT
The sequence above is drawn from the Triticum aestivum cultivar Chinese Spring chromosome 7A, IWGSC CS RefSeq v2.1, whole genome shotgun sequence genome and encodes:
- the LOC123150368 gene encoding uncharacterized protein translates to MQWETVQHLDLRHAGGRRGAGAPARPLQPHAAAFRASQAIVAVAVGTHVVEFDALTGSKIALVDLGARVVRMAYSPTSSHVIIAILEDATIRSCDFATEQTLVLHSPEKKTDHVSIDTEVHLALTPLEPIVFFGFHKRMSVTVVGTVEGGRPPTKIKTDLKKPIVNLACHPRLPVFYVAYAEGLVRAYNVQTYAVHYTLQLPVDSTIKLMGAGAFGFHPTLEWVFIGDRGGTLLAWDVSTERPNMIGITQAGSQPITSVSWLPTLKLLVTISKDGGLQVWKTRVIINNNRQPMETHFFERAAIETMDITKILTLQGGEAVYPLPRIKNLAVHPKFNLAAVIFQDMSATEAAKNKAAYTREGRRQLFAVLQGARGSTAAVLKEKLLALGSSGILAEHQLQAQLQEQHLKGQSKLTISDVARKAFLHSHFMEGHAKSGPISRLPLVTISDPSNLLRDIPVCQPFHLELNFFNQENRVVQYPVRAFYLDGFNLMAHNLSSGADNLYKKLYSTIPSNMECHPKYISYSPKQHMFLVVFELSGPSGVVHEVVLYWEQTDLQTVNSKGSSIKGRDATFLGPDDNQYAILEEDRTSLNLYNLKPIATKEALENNAAVLEEEENTFAENPTANPTQKQGPMQFTFESEVDRIFSSPQESSLLYVISGKHIGLAKLLTGYRLSTDNGLSITTKTDGKKFIKLKPNETVLQVHWQTTLRGPVAGILTNQRVLIASADLDILSSSSTKYDRGLPSYRSMLWVGPALIFSSATAISMLGWDNKVRSILSTSFPRSVLLGALNDRLLLVNPTDINPRQKKGVEIRSCLVGLLEPLLIGFATMQQHFTQKIDLSEVLYQITSRFDSLRVTPKSLDILSKGPPVCGDLAVSLSQAGPQFTQIMRCNYAIKALRFSAALSILKDEFLRSRDYPQCPPTSHLFQRFRELGYACIKYGQFDSAKETFEAIADHESMLDLFICHLNPSALRRLAQKLEESGTDPELRRYLERILRVRSTGWTQGVFANFAAESMVPKGPEWAGGNWEIKTPTSMKSIPQWELAGEVMPYMRTTDAAIPSVIADHIGVYLGVMKGRGNVVEVSEKSLVKAMAAASSENGQPASSELALKNKANAAGDSVGDSLARQLGVQIASADEQAKAAEEFKKTLYGVVDAGSSDEDESTSKTKRIQIRIRDKPAAPAVDVNKLKEATKQLGLMAPPISRTRSSGTPQEFSQPAGPAPSAAPAMPSGAVDFFGTNALVAPPQAPTGGTGPVIGGLGVTAGPIPEDFFQNTVPSQQLANRLPPPGAILQRMANPESGMNVGRPVPTQNMMGNVGLPDGGVPPQGPQQGQFPQQQGQFPQQQGIPMNPIGLPDGGVPPQSQALPSQPQGFQPAAPTPSQPIDLSALEGPGAAKQAAQPPAPKAVRPGQVPRGAPAAECYRMGLAHLEQNQLTDALNCLDEAFLALAKDQSREADIKAQATICAQYKIAVSLLQEIARLQRVQGAGTLSAKEEMGRLSRHLASLPIQAKHRINCIRTAIKRNMEVQNFAYAKQMLDLLYSKAPPTKQDELKSLIDMCVQRGLTNKSIDPFEDPSQFCAVTLSRLSTIGHDVCDLCGAKFSALSAPGCVICGMGSIKRSDALAGAGPVASPFG